A section of the Pseudomonas tritici genome encodes:
- the upp gene encoding uracil phosphoribosyltransferase, whose translation MPTREIRHPLIRHKLGLMRRADISTKNFRELAQEVGALLTYEATKDLPLETYDIEGWAGTVQVEKIAGKKITVVPILRAGIGMLEGVLSLIPGAKVSAVGVARNEETLQAHTYLEKLVPEINERLAMIIDPMLATGSSMVATIDLLKKAGCKDIRAMVLVAAPEGIAAVEKAHPDVQIYTASIDERLNEHGYIIPGLGDAGDKIFGTKQKDG comes from the coding sequence ATGCCCACTCGCGAGATCCGCCATCCGCTGATCCGACACAAGCTCGGCCTTATGCGCCGCGCCGACATTAGCACGAAGAACTTCCGTGAGCTTGCTCAGGAAGTCGGAGCGTTGCTGACTTACGAAGCCACTAAAGATTTACCCCTGGAAACCTACGACATCGAAGGTTGGGCCGGTACCGTGCAGGTCGAGAAAATCGCCGGTAAGAAAATCACCGTCGTGCCGATCCTGCGCGCCGGTATCGGCATGCTCGAAGGCGTGCTCAGCCTGATCCCGGGCGCCAAGGTCAGCGCCGTGGGCGTGGCCCGCAATGAAGAAACCTTGCAGGCCCACACCTACCTGGAAAAACTCGTTCCGGAAATCAACGAGCGCCTGGCGATGATCATCGACCCGATGCTCGCCACCGGCAGTTCCATGGTCGCCACCATCGACTTGCTGAAAAAAGCCGGTTGCAAGGACATCCGCGCCATGGTGCTGGTGGCCGCGCCCGAAGGCATCGCCGCCGTCGAGAAAGCTCACCCGGACGTGCAGATCTACACCGCGTCCATCGATGAGCGCCTGAATGAACACGGCTACATCATCCCAGGTCTGGGCGATGCCGGTGACAAGATCTTCGGTACCAAGCAGAAGGACGGTTGA
- a CDS encoding hypoxanthine-guanine phosphoribosyltransferase: MSADLEHIRQIMREADCLYTEAQVEEAIAKVGAHITREMADTNPVVFCVMNGGLIFAGKLLTHLQFPLEASYLHATRYRNETSGGDLFWKAKPEVSFIDRDVLIIDDILDEGHTLGAIIDFCKHAGARKVHTAVLIDKDHDRKARPELKADFVGLPCIDRYIFGYGMDYKGYWRNANGIYAVKGM; the protein is encoded by the coding sequence ATGTCCGCTGATCTCGAGCATATCCGTCAAATCATGCGCGAGGCTGACTGCCTGTACACCGAAGCGCAAGTCGAAGAGGCAATCGCCAAGGTCGGCGCGCACATCACCCGCGAAATGGCTGACACCAACCCGGTGGTTTTCTGCGTGATGAACGGTGGTCTGATCTTCGCTGGCAAATTGCTCACCCACCTGCAATTCCCGCTCGAAGCGTCCTACCTGCACGCCACCCGCTATCGCAACGAAACCAGCGGCGGCGACCTGTTTTGGAAAGCCAAGCCGGAAGTCTCGTTCATCGACCGCGACGTGCTGATCATCGACGACATCCTCGACGAAGGTCACACCCTCGGCGCGATCATTGACTTCTGCAAGCACGCTGGCGCGCGCAAAGTGCACACTGCCGTGCTGATCGACAAAGACCACGACCGCAAGGCCCGCCCAGAGCTGAAAGCCGATTTCGTTGGCCTGCCGTGCATCGACCGCTACATCTTCGGTTACGGCATGGACTACAAAGGCTACTGGCGCAACGCCAATGGGATCTACGCCGTCAAAGGGATGTAA
- a CDS encoding WbuC family cupin fold metalloprotein, with translation MTRFLDQTLFAELAEKAGASPRGRHHHNFHQMEEPCHRLAVGLQSSTYVPPHRHLSADKAETLLVLQGSLGLLVFSETGEVLAKRVMQAGGECAGVDLPPGVFHGLVVLEPDTVMFECKAGPYRPVGEGELADWAPREGEAGVAAYQRWMLAQFD, from the coding sequence ATGACCCGCTTTCTTGATCAGACGCTGTTTGCCGAATTGGCCGAGAAAGCGGGCGCCAGCCCCCGTGGCCGGCACCATCACAACTTCCACCAGATGGAAGAGCCCTGCCATCGCCTGGCCGTGGGCCTGCAGTCCAGCACCTATGTGCCGCCGCATCGGCACCTGAGTGCGGACAAGGCGGAAACCTTGCTCGTGCTTCAGGGCAGCCTGGGTCTGCTGGTGTTCAGCGAAACCGGCGAGGTGCTGGCCAAGCGCGTCATGCAGGCGGGGGGCGAATGCGCGGGTGTGGATCTGCCACCCGGTGTGTTTCACGGTTTGGTGGTGCTGGAGCCCGACACGGTGATGTTCGAGTGCAAAGCCGGACCTTATCGCCCGGTAGGCGAGGGTGAGCTGGCCGATTGGGCGCCGCGTGAAGGCGAGGCTGGTGTGGCCGCGTATCAACGTTGGATGCTTGCCCAGTTCGATTGA
- a CDS encoding PA4642 family protein: MRKDKKQVIGDEIGDDQIKLFLDFEPVDATSPSLHKLIKAYRGLRIDDFERFLGFFKEAGLDLDGKDEHGQTFVDLIKDQRHADEYIELINNARG; this comes from the coding sequence ATGCGTAAAGATAAGAAACAGGTGATTGGTGACGAGATTGGCGACGATCAGATCAAGTTGTTCCTCGACTTCGAACCGGTTGACGCGACTTCCCCGTCCCTGCACAAACTGATCAAAGCCTACCGTGGCCTGCGTATCGACGACTTTGAGCGCTTCCTGGGTTTCTTCAAGGAAGCCGGCCTGGACCTGGACGGCAAGGATGAGCATGGCCAGACCTTCGTCGACCTGATCAAGGACCAGCGTCACGCAGACGAGTACATCGAGTTGATCAACAACGCTCGCGGTTGA
- the mqo gene encoding malate dehydrogenase (quinone), giving the protein MAHNEAVDVVLVGAGIMSATLAVLLKELDPGLKLEVVELMDSGAAESSNPWNNAGTGHAGLCELNYTPQAADGSIDIKKAVHINTQFEVSKQFWAYLTKKGTFGSSKSFISPVPHLSFVQGEKGVSFLKKRFETLSQHHAFSDMHYTEDRSEMAEWMPLMMPGRPLDEKIAATRVMNGTDVNFGALTNQLLSHLTSSADAQVKYSKRVTGLKRNGAGWTVSIKDVNSGNSREVDAKFVFLGAGGAALPLLQASGIEESKGFGGFPVSGQWLRCDNPEVVKHHEAKVYSQAAVGSPPMSVPHLDTRVVEGKKSLLFGPYAGFTTKFLKHGSFLDLPLSVRAGNIGPMLAVARDNMDLTKYLVSEVMQSMEQRLESLRRFYPEAKAEDWRLEVAGQRVQIIKKDPKKGGVLQFGTELVAAKDGSLAALLGASPGASVTVSIMLDLIERCFPAKAAGEWAAKLHEIFPAREKVLETDAELYRKINEQNNISLELVEPAAETESYA; this is encoded by the coding sequence ATGGCGCATAACGAAGCAGTCGACGTAGTATTGGTAGGGGCCGGCATCATGAGCGCCACCCTGGCCGTACTGCTCAAAGAGCTCGACCCCGGCCTCAAGCTGGAAGTCGTTGAGCTGATGGATTCGGGTGCCGCGGAGAGTTCCAACCCGTGGAACAACGCCGGTACCGGCCACGCCGGGCTGTGTGAGCTGAACTACACACCGCAGGCTGCCGATGGCTCCATCGACATCAAGAAAGCCGTGCACATCAACACCCAGTTCGAGGTGTCGAAACAGTTCTGGGCGTACCTGACCAAAAAGGGCACCTTTGGCTCGTCCAAATCTTTTATCAGTCCGGTGCCGCACCTGAGCTTCGTACAGGGCGAAAAAGGCGTGTCCTTCCTCAAGAAGCGCTTTGAAACCCTCAGCCAGCACCACGCGTTTTCGGACATGCACTACACCGAAGACCGTAGCGAGATGGCCGAGTGGATGCCGCTGATGATGCCGGGCCGCCCGCTCGACGAAAAAATCGCGGCGACCCGTGTCATGAACGGCACCGACGTCAACTTCGGCGCGCTGACCAACCAACTGCTCAGCCACCTGACCAGCTCGGCAGACGCCCAGGTCAAGTACAGCAAGCGTGTGACCGGCCTCAAGCGCAACGGCGCGGGCTGGACCGTCAGCATCAAGGACGTCAACAGCGGCAACAGCCGTGAAGTGGACGCCAAGTTCGTGTTCCTCGGCGCCGGTGGCGCGGCGCTGCCGCTGCTGCAAGCCTCGGGTATCGAAGAAAGCAAAGGTTTTGGCGGTTTCCCGGTCAGCGGCCAATGGCTGCGTTGCGACAACCCGGAAGTGGTCAAGCACCACGAGGCCAAGGTCTACAGCCAGGCCGCCGTGGGTTCGCCGCCGATGTCCGTGCCGCACTTGGACACTCGCGTAGTGGAAGGCAAAAAATCCCTGCTGTTTGGGCCCTATGCCGGCTTCACCACCAAGTTCCTCAAGCACGGCTCGTTCCTTGACCTGCCACTGTCGGTTCGCGCCGGCAACATTGGCCCGATGCTCGCCGTGGCCCGCGACAACATGGACCTGACCAAGTACCTGGTCAGCGAAGTGATGCAGTCCATGGAGCAGCGCCTGGAGTCCCTGCGCCGCTTCTACCCCGAAGCCAAAGCCGAAGACTGGCGCCTGGAAGTGGCCGGCCAACGGGTACAGATCATCAAGAAAGACCCGAAAAAAGGCGGCGTACTGCAATTCGGCACCGAACTGGTCGCGGCCAAAGACGGCTCGCTCGCGGCACTGCTGGGCGCATCTCCTGGCGCTTCGGTGACCGTTTCGATCATGCTCGACCTGATCGAACGCTGCTTCCCGGCCAAGGCTGCCGGAGAGTGGGCGGCCAAGCTGCACGAGATCTTCCCGGCTCGGGAAAAGGTCCTGGAAACGGATGCCGAGCTGTATCGCAAGATCAATGAGCAGAACAACATCAGCCTGGAACTGGTTGAGCCTGCTGCCGAGACCGAGAGCTACGCTTGA
- a CDS encoding YajG family lipoprotein: protein MLQRLLFGLITVTSLTLVGCANSPQQLTPEPKLTTQLAPVGHGQAVSVRVVDGRPSPTLGSRGGLYPETALISVNAQDVLPKLQAQAEAAVRLLGFTPSANAPGAPQLTITLAELKYQSPKDGLYVTEASIGATFKSDVTAGTRRYSGRYGASLNQRFGMSPNQETNTKLVSDVLSDALTRLFKDPSIGSLLSAQ, encoded by the coding sequence ATGTTGCAACGCCTGTTGTTCGGTTTGATCACTGTGACCAGCTTGACCCTGGTGGGCTGCGCCAACAGCCCGCAACAACTGACCCCGGAACCGAAACTCACCACGCAGTTGGCCCCGGTGGGCCACGGCCAGGCGGTGTCGGTGCGGGTGGTGGATGGTCGTCCATCGCCTACGCTCGGCTCGCGCGGCGGCCTGTACCCGGAAACCGCTCTGATCTCGGTGAACGCTCAAGACGTGCTGCCCAAGCTGCAGGCCCAGGCTGAAGCCGCCGTGCGCTTGCTGGGTTTCACCCCAAGCGCCAATGCACCGGGCGCTCCGCAATTGACGATCACCCTGGCTGAATTGAAGTATCAATCGCCTAAGGACGGCCTGTACGTGACCGAAGCTTCCATCGGCGCGACGTTCAAGTCCGACGTCACCGCGGGTACCCGTCGCTACAGCGGTCGCTACGGCGCCTCCCTGAACCAGCGTTTCGGCATGTCGCCGAACCAGGAAACCAATACCAAGTTGGTCAGCGACGTCCTGAGTGACGCCTTGACCCGACTGTTCAAAGACCCAAGCATCGGTTCGTTGCTCAGCGCGCAATAA
- a CDS encoding 1-acyl-sn-glycerol-3-phosphate acyltransferase, whose translation MGEFDTIRPYNDSEVPAVLARLFSDKAFLDILTHFRFPRFAGALGWLLKPMIARKLRREFAGVTTVATLQDKVEYYVDHTIDRATDGVTYTGVEQLKSGTAYLFLANHRDIVMDPAFVNYAVYHAGLPTPRIAIGDNLLQKPFVSDLMRLNKSFIVHRSITGRKEKMAAFNLLSAYINHSIRNDCQSIWIAQAEGRAKDGDDRTESAILKMFHVSRKDEPFAEVIQSLNLTPVSISYEYDPCDTAKARELYIRATTGTYSKAPGEDDVSIALGITGYKGRVHINFAPPITERFEDTKLLAVEMDRQILGGYRLFPVHYLAYAQWSDADPQLQVPTAAEVFPADELAKAKAEWERRLNECPAEHRPFLVVQYATPVRNQYRVKAGIPL comes from the coding sequence ATGGGCGAATTCGATACCATCCGACCTTACAACGACAGCGAAGTCCCGGCAGTGCTGGCACGCCTGTTCAGTGACAAGGCCTTTCTGGACATCCTGACCCACTTCCGCTTCCCGCGCTTTGCCGGCGCCCTGGGCTGGCTGCTCAAGCCGATGATCGCCCGCAAACTGCGCCGTGAATTCGCCGGCGTCACCACCGTTGCGACCTTGCAGGACAAAGTCGAGTACTACGTCGACCACACCATTGACCGCGCGACCGACGGCGTGACCTACACCGGCGTCGAGCAGCTCAAGTCCGGCACCGCCTACCTGTTCCTCGCCAACCACCGCGATATCGTGATGGACCCGGCCTTCGTCAACTACGCCGTGTACCACGCCGGCCTGCCGACGCCGCGCATCGCCATCGGCGACAACCTGCTGCAAAAGCCGTTTGTCAGTGACCTGATGCGCCTGAACAAGAGCTTTATCGTGCACCGCTCGATCACCGGGCGAAAGGAAAAGATGGCGGCCTTCAACCTGCTGTCAGCCTACATCAACCATTCGATCCGCAACGACTGCCAATCGATCTGGATTGCCCAGGCCGAAGGGCGCGCCAAGGATGGGGATGATCGCACCGAATCGGCGATCCTCAAGATGTTCCACGTCAGCCGCAAGGATGAGCCGTTTGCCGAGGTCATCCAGTCGTTGAACCTGACGCCGGTGTCGATCAGCTACGAGTACGACCCGTGCGATACCGCCAAGGCTCGCGAGCTGTACATCCGCGCCACCACCGGCACCTACAGCAAGGCGCCGGGCGAGGATGACGTGAGCATCGCCCTTGGCATCACGGGCTACAAGGGGCGGGTGCACATCAACTTTGCGCCGCCGATCACCGAGCGTTTCGAAGATACCAAACTGTTGGCGGTGGAAATGGACCGGCAGATTCTCGGCGGTTACCGACTGTTCCCGGTGCATTACCTGGCATATGCCCAATGGAGCGACGCCGACCCGCAATTGCAGGTGCCGACGGCGGCCGAGGTATTCCCGGCCGACGAACTGGCCAAGGCGAAGGCAGAATGGGAGCGGCGCTTGAACGAGTGCCCGGCCGAGCACCGACCGTTCCTGGTGGTGCAATACGCTACGCCGGTGCGGAATCAGTATCGGGTCAAGGCCGGCATACCGCTCTGA
- a CDS encoding CPXCG motif-containing cysteine-rich protein: protein MLETATYDCPYCGEEVETTVDLSGGDQTYIEDCQVCCRPISFNLQVHGDEWMLETRSENE from the coding sequence ATGCTGGAAACTGCGACGTACGATTGTCCTTATTGTGGTGAAGAGGTCGAGACAACGGTGGATTTGTCCGGCGGCGATCAGACGTATATAGAAGACTGTCAGGTGTGTTGCCGGCCAATCAGTTTCAATCTACAGGTGCATGGCGACGAGTGGATGCTCGAAACCCGTAGCGAAAACGAATAA
- a CDS encoding putative signal transducing protein, whose amino-acid sequence MQRIYEPENLMEGELLQQMLASEGIEAHLVGRHLLGGTGELPIFGLLGLEVDNDRAVDARELITAYIGAQPLPGDEPDSFPGVLVC is encoded by the coding sequence ATGCAGCGAATCTACGAACCGGAAAACCTGATGGAAGGCGAGTTGCTGCAACAGATGCTCGCCAGCGAAGGTATCGAGGCCCACCTGGTGGGCCGGCATTTGCTCGGCGGCACCGGCGAACTGCCCATCTTCGGCTTGCTGGGCCTGGAGGTGGACAACGACCGGGCCGTGGACGCGCGTGAACTGATCACCGCCTACATCGGCGCGCAACCCCTGCCGGGTGATGAACCTGACAGCTTCCCAGGCGTTCTGGTCTGTTAG
- a CDS encoding SOS response-associated peptidase — MCGRYALFRWNPAFAALPGFPADQQAQWNISPNDSVLIQRTTDGQLTLARARWGLTPPWLTDLSRTPAHARAETLAEQPMFREAFRLRRCLLPANGFYEWRGTQRKRPYWLTPGEGSTLFFAAIWEAYPVQEQVWLSTAVVTQAAQSQRRPLILDAAGQAAWLNPETPLHVLQGLLASEPTALRERVLANMVNDPKLNGPECLTPA, encoded by the coding sequence ATGTGTGGACGTTATGCCCTGTTTCGCTGGAACCCCGCTTTTGCTGCCTTGCCGGGTTTCCCGGCCGACCAGCAGGCCCAGTGGAACATCTCCCCGAACGATTCGGTGCTGATCCAGCGCACCACCGACGGCCAGCTCACCCTGGCGCGGGCCCGCTGGGGCCTGACACCGCCCTGGCTGACCGACCTTTCGCGCACGCCGGCCCATGCCCGCGCCGAAACCCTGGCCGAACAACCGATGTTTCGCGAAGCGTTCCGCCTGCGCCGTTGCCTGCTGCCGGCCAATGGGTTCTACGAATGGCGCGGCACCCAGCGCAAACGTCCGTACTGGCTGACGCCAGGAGAGGGTTCCACCTTGTTTTTTGCCGCGATCTGGGAAGCGTATCCGGTGCAGGAACAGGTGTGGCTGAGCACGGCGGTGGTGACCCAGGCTGCGCAGAGCCAGCGTCGGCCGCTGATCCTGGATGCGGCGGGGCAGGCGGCCTGGCTCAATCCCGAAACACCGTTGCACGTGTTGCAAGGGCTATTGGCAAGTGAACCCACCGCGTTGCGCGAGCGGGTGCTGGCCAACATGGTCAATGATCCGAAGCTCAATGGGCCGGAGTGCTTGACCCCGGCGTGA
- a CDS encoding methyl-accepting chemotaxis protein, with protein MITQVVSSVQKVSDSSEHTADIAIRTNQGVHKQMVEIDQVATAVHEMTATAQDVARNATQAAQAASHADQAASQGMRIVRDTSTSIGALAAEIGKAVGVVQTLAKDSENINAILTAIRGIAEQTNLLALNAAIEAARAGEQGRGFAVVADEVRNLAQKTQKATEEIQTMIQQLQQGTRDVVRVMEDSQSRTDESVQHAAKAAEALETITQAVSVINDMNTQIASAAEEQSAVAEDINRNVINIGQVANEVAGGADESSAASADLTKLAEQQRRLINQFKV; from the coding sequence ATGATCACCCAGGTGGTGAGTTCAGTGCAGAAGGTCAGTGACTCGTCGGAGCACACGGCTGATATTGCGATTCGCACCAACCAGGGCGTGCATAAACAAATGGTGGAAATCGACCAAGTGGCCACCGCCGTGCATGAGATGACCGCCACTGCGCAAGACGTTGCGCGCAACGCTACCCAGGCCGCGCAAGCCGCCAGCCATGCCGATCAGGCCGCGAGCCAGGGCATGCGGATTGTGCGCGACACATCCACCTCGATTGGCGCGTTGGCCGCAGAAATTGGCAAGGCCGTGGGCGTGGTGCAAACCCTCGCCAAGGACAGCGAGAACATCAACGCCATCCTTACGGCAATTCGCGGTATCGCCGAGCAGACCAACCTACTGGCGCTCAATGCTGCAATCGAGGCGGCGCGTGCCGGCGAGCAAGGCCGGGGTTTCGCCGTCGTCGCTGACGAAGTGCGCAACCTGGCGCAGAAGACTCAAAAAGCCACTGAAGAAATCCAGACCATGATCCAGCAGTTGCAACAAGGCACGCGGGACGTGGTACGGGTGATGGAGGACAGCCAAAGCCGCACCGATGAAAGCGTGCAACACGCGGCGAAGGCGGCCGAAGCGCTGGAAACCATCACCCAGGCGGTGTCGGTGATCAACGACATGAACACCCAGATCGCCAGTGCGGCCGAAGAGCAGAGCGCGGTAGCCGAGGACATCAATCGTAACGTGATCAACATCGGCCAGGTGGCCAATGAAGTGGCGGGAGGCGCGGATGAATCCAGCGCGGCCAGTGCGGATTTGACCAAGCTGGCGGAGCAGCAGCGGCGCTTGATCAATCAGTTCAAAGTTTAA
- a CDS encoding M48 family metallopeptidase, with translation MKKSLVISGLVAAMLLAGCQSVNTTSGGAVGVERKQYMFSMLSSQEVDQMYAQSYQQTLGEASSKGQLDKTSANAKRVQAIAKRLIAQAPTFRPDAAQWKWEVNLIKSDEMNANCGPGGKIFVYSALIDNLKLTDDELAAVMGHEIAHALREHGREAMSKAYGIEMAKQGAGALFGLGQDSLALADTVANYGMTLPNSRSNENEADLIGLELSARAGYNPNAAITLWNKMAKASEGAPPEFMSTHPASDSRIASLQAAIPKVMPLYQQAKKS, from the coding sequence ATGAAGAAGTCATTGGTGATAAGTGGTTTGGTTGCAGCGATGCTGCTGGCCGGGTGTCAGTCGGTCAATACCACCAGCGGCGGCGCCGTTGGAGTGGAGCGCAAGCAGTACATGTTCAGCATGCTGTCGAGCCAGGAAGTCGACCAGATGTATGCCCAGTCCTACCAGCAGACGTTGGGCGAAGCCAGCAGCAAAGGCCAGTTGGACAAGACCAGTGCCAACGCCAAGCGCGTGCAGGCCATTGCCAAGCGTTTGATTGCCCAGGCGCCGACCTTCCGCCCCGATGCTGCGCAGTGGAAGTGGGAAGTGAACCTGATCAAGAGCGACGAGATGAACGCCAACTGTGGGCCTGGCGGCAAGATCTTCGTGTACAGCGCGTTGATCGATAACCTCAAGCTCACGGATGACGAACTGGCCGCCGTGATGGGCCATGAAATCGCCCACGCCTTGCGTGAGCATGGCCGCGAAGCCATGTCCAAGGCCTACGGGATCGAGATGGCCAAGCAGGGCGCCGGTGCGTTGTTCGGCCTCGGCCAGGACAGCCTGGCACTGGCCGATACGGTGGCCAACTACGGCATGACCTTGCCCAACAGCCGCAGCAATGAAAACGAAGCGGACTTGATCGGCCTGGAACTGTCGGCCCGCGCCGGCTACAACCCGAACGCGGCCATCACGCTGTGGAACAAAATGGCCAAGGCTTCGGAAGGCGCACCGCCGGAGTTCATGAGTACTCACCCGGCTTCCGACAGCCGGATTGCCTCGTTGCAGGCGGCGATTCCGAAGGTGATGCCGCTTTACCAGCAGGCCAAAAAATCCTGA
- a CDS encoding TMEM165/GDT1 family protein translates to MLDSLLVPTAIVALAEIGDKTQLLALILAARFRKPWPIIAGIVAATLANHAAAGAVGAWFGSFFSDAVLHWILAASFCATALWTLVPDKLDDDEASTTRKFGPFLTTLIAFFLAEIGDKTQIATVMLAAQYPELWLVIIGTTVGMLIANVPVVLAGNFAAEKLPLTLIRRLAATAFFILAIVAVYKAMQSSGWI, encoded by the coding sequence ATGCTGGATTCATTACTCGTTCCTACAGCAATCGTTGCCTTGGCCGAAATCGGCGACAAGACGCAACTGCTCGCGCTCATCCTTGCTGCTCGCTTTCGCAAGCCCTGGCCGATCATCGCCGGCATTGTTGCCGCGACCCTGGCCAACCACGCGGCCGCCGGTGCCGTTGGCGCCTGGTTCGGGAGCTTCTTCTCCGACGCGGTATTGCACTGGATCCTGGCGGCAAGCTTCTGCGCCACGGCCTTGTGGACCCTGGTGCCGGACAAACTCGACGATGACGAAGCCAGCACCACGCGCAAATTCGGACCGTTCCTGACCACGCTGATTGCGTTCTTCCTCGCCGAAATCGGTGACAAGACGCAGATCGCCACGGTCATGCTGGCGGCGCAGTATCCGGAACTCTGGCTGGTGATTATCGGGACGACCGTGGGCATGCTGATTGCCAACGTGCCGGTGGTATTGGCGGGTAATTTTGCGGCGGAGAAACTGCCGTTGACCTTGATTCGCCGGTTGGCAGCTACGGCGTTTTTCATCCTGGCTATCGTGGCGGTGTACAAGGCCATGCAAAGCAGCGGCTGGATCTAA
- a CDS encoding class I SAM-dependent methyltransferase: MDPRSEVLLRQAELFQGNLLLVGLPADDLLGRLPNAHGWCWHAGDQAALDARFPERSQFGVNVPEREFEAAVIFLPKSKDLTDYLLNAVAARLPGAEVYLVGEKKGGIESAAKQMIPFGKPRKLDNARHCQLWQVTVANAPQAVELESLAQVFDVPLAEGPLKVVSLPGVFSHGRLDRGTELLLEHLDKLPSGHLLDFGCGAGVLGAAVKRRYPHNTVTMLDVDAFAAASSRLTLAANGLEAEVLTGDGIDAAPMGLNAILTNPPFHVGVHTDYFATENLLRKAGKHLAKGGELRVVANSFLKYQPLIEEHLGICAVKAEGNGFRIYRAKRG; encoded by the coding sequence ATGGATCCGCGCAGTGAAGTACTGCTTCGTCAGGCCGAACTTTTTCAAGGCAACCTGCTGTTGGTAGGTTTGCCCGCCGACGACCTGCTCGGTCGCCTGCCCAACGCGCACGGCTGGTGCTGGCATGCCGGCGACCAGGCCGCGCTGGACGCACGCTTCCCCGAGCGCAGCCAATTTGGCGTGAATGTGCCAGAGCGCGAATTCGAGGCGGCGGTCATCTTCCTGCCCAAGTCCAAGGACCTCACCGACTACCTGCTCAACGCCGTAGCCGCGCGCTTGCCCGGCGCTGAGGTGTATCTGGTAGGGGAGAAAAAAGGCGGTATCGAGAGCGCCGCCAAGCAGATGATCCCCTTCGGCAAACCGCGCAAGCTCGACAACGCGCGGCATTGCCAACTGTGGCAAGTCACCGTGGCCAATGCCCCGCAAGCGGTCGAGCTGGAGAGCCTGGCTCAGGTGTTCGACGTGCCTTTGGCTGAGGGGCCGCTCAAGGTGGTGAGCTTGCCCGGTGTGTTCAGCCATGGTCGCCTGGATCGCGGTACCGAGCTGTTGCTGGAGCACCTGGATAAACTGCCGAGCGGCCATCTGCTGGACTTCGGTTGCGGTGCCGGTGTGCTGGGTGCTGCGGTAAAACGCCGCTACCCACACAACACCGTAACGATGCTCGACGTGGATGCGTTTGCCGCCGCCAGCAGTCGTTTGACCCTGGCCGCCAACGGCCTGGAAGCCGAGGTGCTGACCGGTGATGGCATTGACGCAGCGCCGATGGGTTTGAACGCGATTCTGACCAACCCGCCGTTCCATGTCGGCGTGCACACCGACTACTTCGCCACAGAAAACCTGCTGCGAAAAGCCGGCAAACATCTGGCAAAAGGCGGCGAACTTCGCGTAGTCGCAAACAGTTTCCTCAAGTACCAACCCTTGATTGAAGAGCATCTGGGTATTTGTGCGGTCAAGGCTGAAGGCAATGGTTTTCGCATCTACCGTGCCAAGCGCGGCTGA